Proteins encoded together in one Ipomoea triloba cultivar NCNSP0323 chromosome 4, ASM357664v1 window:
- the LOC116015990 gene encoding uncharacterized protein LOC116015990, with protein MIGHTIEKCFKKHGYPPGWVAGYKSKNRQQQDRQSASINQVGDIGISADQLQRLMTFIQNQNQCNQPSTSAAVTVSKNKMKSEFKNSATDHITCSLEYFENYHKVHGISVKLPNGETMSVTHIGEIRLHLNLLLTNVLWPSWDSVDGFAKESNGLYLITDPPARRKNDQTDGIAECNSLSLELWHHRLGHYPVNKIHLLNGIKPTHSCKFSDFACDACHFAKHKRLPTTKIGEKTPFETLYGKDVSYDHLKIFECLCYCSTISQGRNTMQTRARKCIFLGIPANVKGYLLYDIANKNVFVSRDVLFVEQIYPLKESQSGVNLESSEAEIFNLVLPLIPITTEMATTSLEVTERVDSPTITPNNDDDMSTNININNELAIEANSEPIVEERLRNVPTRLHDYYCQSMSTNQSPTRTSPHSISMVISYENLSPNHRICASSILSSQEP; from the exons ATGATTGGCCACACCATTGAGAAATGCTTCAAGAAGCATGGTTACCCCCCTGGCTGGGTTGCAGGTTATAAATCAAAGAACAGACAGCAGCAAGATAGACAGAGTGCTTCCATAAATCAAGTTGGGGACATAGGGATCTCTGCAGATCAACTTCAAAGACTAATGACCTTCATACAAAATCAGAATCAGTGCAATCAACCATCAACAAGTGCTGCTGTCACAGTGAGCAAAAATAAGATGAAATCAGAATTCAAAAACA GTGCAACTGATCATATTACCTGCTCACTAGAATATTTTGAAAACTATCATAAAGTTCATGGAATAAGTGTAAAATTGCCTAATGGGGAGACAATGAGTGTCACACACATAGGGGAAATCAGACTTCACTTGAATTTGTTGTTGACAAATGTGTTAT GGCCTTCATGGGATAGTGTGGATGGTTTTGCTAAGGAGAGCAATGGTTTGTACCTAATCACTGACCCTCCTGCTAGAAGAAAGAATGATCAAACTGATGGAATTGCTGAGTGTAATAGTCTATCCTTAGAATTGTGGCACCATAGACTAGGACATTATCCTGTGAATAAGATACATTTGTTGAATGGAATAAAGCCTACACATTCTTGTAAATTCTCTGATTTTGCTTGTGATGCATGCCATTTTGCTAAGCATAAAAG ACTACCAACTACAAAGATTGGGGAAAAAACTCCCTTTGAAACATTATATGGCAAGGATGTAAGCTATGATCACCTCAAGATATTTGAATGCTTATGCTACTGCTCTACCATTTCTCAAGGAAGGAATACGATGCAAACAAGGGCTAGGAAATGCATTTTCTTGGGCATTCCTGCCAATGTGAAAGGTTACTTACTATATGACATTGCTAACAAGAATGTATTTGTTTCCAGGGATGTTCTGTTTGTTGAGCAAATATATCCTCTCAAAGAGAGCCAGTCAGGAGTCAATCTAGAATCATCTGAAGCTGAAATATTCAATCTAGTTTTGCCCTTAATTCCTATTACCACTGAGATGGCCACTACATCATTGGAGGTTACAGAGAGGGTTGACAGTCCTACCATTACAccaaataatgatgatgatatgaGCACAAATATCAACATAAACAATGAGTTGGCTATTGAAGCAAATTCTGAACCTATTGTAGAAGAAAGACTAAGGAATGTTCCTACCAGGCTGCATGACTATTATTGTCAGTCTATGTCAACAAACCAGTCTCCAACTAGAACATCCCCACACTCCATCAGCATGGTCATATCCTATGAGAACCTGTCCCCCAATCATAGGATATGTGCATCATCCATTCTTTCCTCACAAGAACCATAG
- the LOC116015989 gene encoding uncharacterized protein LOC116015989 yields the protein MALLIYVDDILVEGTDSHQITKLKQFLDKTFKIKNLGHLNYFLGLEVYRTSEGLNLCQRKYALEILEENGFLDAKPAQTPITARKKLTSLEGTLLDKPEQYRRLIGKLLYLTNTRPYISYAVQQLSQFVDKPRNTHLMAAHRILRYIKGSPGKGLFYPACSQIKMQGFSDSDRATCSVTRKSITGYCIYLGQSLISWKTKKQVTVSRSSSEAEYRALASTVCEIQ from the coding sequence ATGGCTCTGCTGatctatgttgatgacattttggtggAAGGAACAGACTCACATCAAATTACTAAGCTAAAACAATTTCTAGATAAGACCTTTAAGATAAAGAATCTTGGACACCTGAACTATTTCCTTGGACTTGAAGTTTACAGAACCTCTGAAGGGCTGAACTTGTGTCAAAGGAAGTATGCTCTAGAAATCCTAGAGGAAAATGGATTTTTGGATGCTAAGCCTGCACAAACACCAATCACTGCTAGGAAGAAGCTTACCAGTCTTGAGGGGACACTCCTTGATAAGCCTGAGCAATATAGAAGACTAATTGGCAAGCTTCTCTATCTGACAAACACTAGACCATACATTTCCTATGCAGTTCAACAATTAAGCCAATTTGTTGACAAACCTAGGAACACACATCTCATGGCTGCTCACAGAATATTAAGGTACATCAAAGGATCTCCTGGAAAAGGATTGTTCTATCCAGCTTGTTCTCAAATCAAGATGCAAGGATTTTCTGATTCTGATCGGGCCACTTGTTCAGTAACTAGAAAGTCCATCACTGGTTATTGCATCTATCTTGGGCAATCCCTAATATCATGGAAAACAAAGAAGCAGGTTACTGTGTCAAGATCATCATCTGAGGCAGAATATAGAGCCTTAGCATCTACTGTGTGTGAAATTCAATAG